DNA sequence from the Alkaliphilus metalliredigens QYMF genome:
CACTTAAACTTTTTCGAATAATGACCGATATATCCTATATAGAAGGAAATTAGGAAGGAGCCTAATGATAATGAAGATAGAAGGAGTGAACCAGCAACACCATTTTTCAGGGCAGCTAAATACCAATCGACAAGGAAGTCAGCAAAGAGCTGCCATTGCCGTAGAGGAAATACAATCTAGACAAAAAAATCCTATGGATGAAACAAAATCTAAACAAAAAAATGTGATGGATGAAACACAATTTCGAGAAAACCCAATGAAGAAAGAAGTCGATCAAGAAAGGTTAATGCCAATTATTGACCAAGCAAACAAAAGCTTTGAGGCCTTTGATCGACGCTTTGAGTTCTCTTTTCATGAAAAAACAAATGCCATTATGATTAAGGTAATCGATCGTAACAACGATGAAGTCATCCGTGAGATTCCACCGGAAAAGCTAGTGAATATGATGGCAAATATGTTAGAGGTGGCAGGTCTGTTAATTGATGAACGGGCGTAGTGGGGTATTGGTTACAATAGGACTAATGAAGAGTAAGTAAGAGAGGGTGAGACAAAACTATGAGAATTGGTGGAATCGCGTCAGGAATGGATACAGAACAAATGGTTAACGATCTAATGAGAGCTGAAAGAATGAGAATGGATCGATTTTTTCAGCAAGAACAAACAGTGAAATGGCGTCAAGAAGCTTATAATGACGTTAATAAAACAATGGCTAACTTTATTTTAGATACAAGAAAAGCATTTGGTCTGAATACCACAAGCAATACTGGAAGTATTCAGAATCACTCAGCTAAAAGTTTTGATTGGGTAAAGCAGGCTACTGGTACTAATGAAAATATAGTGAAATCTACAGCTACTGCAAATGCCATGAGTGGATCACATAAAGTTGAGGTACAGCAGTTGGCTGAGGTGGCTTCTGTGAGTACTGTGGATTTGAAGGAAGCCGCAGTGGTAGACGATAGTGGCAAATTCATACAGGGTGGAGAAATCACTGTAACCGCAAAAGATGGTAGCAAAACTATTGAAATCACAACAAGTATGACAATGAGTGATTTAGTAAGAGAAATCAACAATGCAACTGCAGATGCAGGAGATTCAGAAGGTAAAAGCTTAGGTTTAAGAGCAGCTTACGATAGTAGTTTGGGACAAATGATGATTACAACTAGGGAAAGTGGGGAAGAACAGACAATTAAAGTCACCTACGATGAAGACGGCCTTTCGTCGAAAATGTTTAAAGTGAAAACTGATGACGCCGATATGCCCATACCAGGAACTAATCCCTTTGAAGATATATCTGGTACGAATGCAAAAATCCTATTTAATGGCGATAAAGTAGACAAAGCCACCAACAACTTCTCCATCTACGGCATCAACCTACAACTTCAATCCGTTAGCGATATAGAGGTCACAATCAACGTCGACACAGATGTAGATGGTATTTTTAATCAAATCAGTGATTTTGTGAACAGCTATAATGAGTTGCTTGATACAATGAATGGAGCCACTGGTGAAAAGCATTATCGAGATTTTCCACCATTAACCAAGGAACAAAAAGAAGGAATGACAGAGAAGGACATTGAGGCGTGGGAAGAAAAGTCCAAAAGTGGTCTCCTAAAAAATGATGAAGTCTTAACCCGAACATCTCAGAGTATGAGAAGTAGCTTATACCAAGATGTTAACTCAGGTATTGACGAAGATGGTAATCAGATCAAGCTATCTGGATATAGTCATATTACCCAAGTAGGGATTACCACTGGGAACTATCAAAGCGGTGGAAAGCTAGAGATTAATGAGGAAAAACTTAGAGCGGCCATTAATGAGAATCCAGAGGGGGTAATGGACCTTTTTTTCAAAAGTCCTTCTCCATTACCTAAAGATGCCACAGCAGAACAGAAAAAACAACACAAATCTGAAACCGGGTTAGTTCAACGAATTTATGATGATATGACTGCTGGTATGAAGGAGGTCATCCGGCACTCAGGTCCCGGTGAGGATTCATCTCTTTATCGGAATGTACAATCCAACATGCTCATTGACTTTGTGACAGAGCATAGTTCCATCAGTCGATTAGATAAAGAACTCACCACTGTTAATCAAAGAATTGCTAGAGAAGAGCAGATATTGGCCAGAAGAGAAGAGAGATATTGGCAGCAATTTACAGCCATGGAAAAGGCAATGTCACAAATGAATCAACAAAGTGATTGGTTAATGGCACAAATGTATGGCGGTCAATAGAGAGAGCGTAAATAGGAGGCAATTTAAATGGCAATGCAAAATCCATATCAACAATACAAACAAAATAGTGTAATGACAGCCAGTCCTCAGGAATTAACCCTAATGCTTTATAATGGGGCATTAAAATTTATTAATGTAAGTAAGAAGAATATAGATGAAAAGAACATTGCCAAAGCCAATGAGTCTATTCAAAGGGTTCAAAGTATTATTCAAGAGTTAAACATTACATTAGATATGAACTATGAAGTTTCCAAAAACCTAAGGTCCCTATATACATATATACTGGAGCGATTAGTGGATGCAAATATGCAAAAAGATATGAATGCATTGGAAGAAGCTGCACAGATGATCACTGAGCTTCGGGATACCTGGAAGGATGCTATGAAACAAGCCAGAGTAGGAAATCGGTGATTGACATGAATGAGGAAATTGTCTCATATCTAATCCGCCTTAGTGAAGGCAAAATGGTGTTGATCCAGAGGTTATTTGACTTAACAGATGAGCAACAGAGGACACTCAAGGAAGAAGAGATGGATAAGCTGAATGATTTGATTTTTCAAAAGAAAGAAATCATGGACAAAATAGATGTGCTAGACCTAGAGTTTATCAATAAACTGGAAAACTTAAAGAAATCCCTAGGAATTCAGTCTTTATCCGATGTGCAAGAGGAGCCTGTTGCGGGATTTAAGGTACTTAAAAGTAAAATTCAACAAGTCTATCTAATGATGGAGAAAATCCAACAACTAGATAAAGGAAACCAACAGTTAATGGAGTTGAATTTAACTAAAGTTAAAAAAGAACTTAAAAACATTAAGGTAGGAAAGAAGGCAACCAAAGAGTATGGAAAAGGGTATGGGAAGGACAGTATGGAGCCTCCTTCGATTTTTATTGATAAAAAGAAGTAAATGAGGTATAATGGATAAGTGCAATCGAAGGTCTGTGGTTGAAAGTCCATGCCAGTCGCAGGCAAAAGGACCCACGTAAGATAGCAAAAAAATGAACTATTGATCATGGTGCGGCTTAGAGGTAAGTCCTGCCGGCTCTTAAGTCGAGAGGGGAAGTAGTGAAAGTAACCCTTGAGCAAAACCTCCAGCAGGCGAGTGTGGGGTCAAAGACCAGGTCAGCTTCTGATGCATTTGAAAAAGCTTCTGATTTATAATCAGAAGCTTTTTTTGATGTCTACTATTCTATCCACATATGTCGTACTAGACAAAATGAGAATTACGTCGAATTCAGGAATTGAAATGAGTGTTGTTTCGACAATAAAATACAAAGAAATAGAAAGGCTAAGGTCAAAAAAGGACTTAAGTCTAATTCAGTAGAAAATCATAAAAACCGTGCAATTTGGGGAAAAAATAGATGTAATAATATTAATGATTGAAGGTTTAAAAAATTTGTATGCCAACTGATATTTTTTCGACAAAAAAACCTTATCCCCCTATTATTCACATCAATATGCACAGCGTATCTCTGTGAAAAGCAAGTTATCAACAGAGTTATCAACATTGTCCACAGGTTTGCTATAAACATATACACAGGCAAAAAAAACCTTGGGGAAAAGAATATCAAGGAGAAAAACCCTAAAAAGAGTAGAATAATTATATAGGACAAGTTATAATTATGCACCAACTGTAATAAAATGTATCAATGTACCCTGTTGTATGCAATGAAAAACATTGATTGGCAAAGAGTTTAGAATGTTGCAAATACTAAGATCTGTCAAGTAGTTGAGGAAGTAAGACTTTTGTCATAGATAAAAAGTATAAAAAAATTACAAAAAAAGAGAATAAATTTACATTGCACCTCCGTTACTATTATATGGGGAACTAAAAAAAATAGTACAAAAAACTGTAAGCTTCGTTTGACAAGCTTGCAACTGGGTAAAATAAAAATATTAACATTAATCAAACACCTTAATAAATCATTATATTTCCTGATATTAAAATATTGGGAGTTTTACAACTTTAAGTTGGTGCAGATCAACTTAAAAGTCTATAGAGGTGAAAGGAGCTGGAGTTATGAAAGTAATTGTAAGCGGGAAAAACGTTCAAGTAACTGATGCGCTTAGGGATATGGTTCAAACTAAGTTGGGGAAGTTGGACAAATATTTCAATAAGGAAGTTGAAGCACAAGCAACACTTTCAGTACAAAAATCAAGACAAATCATAGAAATAACAATTCCATTCGATGGATCTATTTTAAGGGCCGAAGAGAAAACTGAGGATATGTATGCTTCCATTGATGGTGTAGTGAATAAGCTCACTAGCCAACTTAGAAAACATAAAACAAAAATGGAAAATAAAACTAAAAAATATGAAACCATTCGATTCGAAAATATTCCAACCTATGTGGAAGATGTAGATTCTGATGAATCTAAGATTGTAAAAACAAAGCGATTCGCTATGAAGCCCATGCATTCTGAAGAAGCAGTATTGCAAATGGAACTAATTGGACATAATTTCTATATGTTTGCTAATGCTGAAACTGACGAAGTCAATGTAGTTTATAAAAGAAAAGATGGAAACTATGGTTTGATTGAACCAGAGTTTTAAATAAAAAAGTATATAAAAAAGCAACCGGATACATCGGTTGCTTTTTTAATGTTAAATTCTTTAATGAATTTTATTGGAAATTCAAAATAACAGCAGGAAAACAAACAAATATACAGAAAAGTATTATTAATGATAAAATGAGATTTAATTAAGAAGAAGTAAGCGGGAATATTAGCAATACACCGAAGATAAATCATGTTGCAGAAATCATTGGAGGGTGGGTACTAAATGATCGTAGAGGGACTACTTTTAGGCTTATTAGTTGGAAAGTTAAGGGGAGGTCAGTTTAATCGTTTGAATCAAGGTCTTTTTCGCATGCCGTTTTTTGTGTTATTAGCCTTTGCATTACAATTGGCATTGGGGGTGCTGATTTCACTTGGGCAACAATGGGCTATGGATAACCGTTTCTATATGTATATTTTTTCTTATTGCTTACTGTTTTTAGGATTGTTTTTAAATTTAAGCAGACGTTCCATGTGGTTGATTTTAATTGGAGGGATTTTAAATTTTACGGCCATCATGTTTAATCAAGGGAGTATGCCCATTGATGTAGTAGCCTTAGAGACACTAGGCTTTGAAAACATGATACAGTCTATTGAAATTGGTGCTGCGCCTCAATATATTCCCATCAGTCAGGTGCAGGGATTCATCGCCCATTTGGGAAAGGTGTGGACAACACCTAGCTGGTATCCTTTAAAACAAATTTTTAGTATTGGTGATGTCCTAATATCCCTAGGACTGTTTGCTTTTATTCAAGGGGCCATGAATGCACGAGGACGACATTCTTCCTCGATGATCCGTTTTGGGTATAAAGGAAGGCCTAGAAAGGTACAATCCTAAAGGGGAATTAATTTAGCAGGAGGCTTGGCAATGAATCTAGCATAAATAGAATTGTCATTAAATTTAAAGCATGTTACAATAGAACGATAAAATATTTTTTGAGTTGATAATATGATAACAATTGAGGTGGGAAAGTTGAAAAGATTATTTGAAAAAGTTTTTGGTAGTGAAAGTGAAAGAGAGATTAAAAAAATAGATAAGCTAGCAGATCGCGTTGAAGCATTAGATGAAGAATATAAAAAGCTATCTGATCAAGCGCTCCAAAGCAAGACAGCAGAATTGAAGGGCCGTTTGAGCCAAGGGGAAGCACTAGATGACATTTTACCCGAAGCATTTGCCACCATGAGAGAAGCTGCATGGCGTGTGCTAGGAATGAAGCACTATCGTGTTCAAATCTATGGTGCAATCATTCTACATCAAGGAAGGATCTCTGAAATGAAAACAGGTGAAGGGAAAACCTTGATGGCAACACTACCTGTTTATTTAAATGCCCTTGCTGGAAAAGGCGTTCATGTTGTGACTGTAAACGACTACCTAGCCCAACGAGATTGCGAATGGATGGGTAAACTTTATGAATTTTTAGGACTTTCTGTGGGTGTTATTGTCCATGGGATTACAATTGAGCAAAGACGGGCAGCCTATAACGCTGATGTGACCTACGGAACCAACAATGAGTTTGGTTTTGATTACTTAAGGGACAATATGGTGATCTATCAGAAGGATATGGTTCAGCGTGAACAAAACTATGCCATTGTCGATGAAGTAGACAGTATTTTAATTGATGAGGCACGGACACCACTGATTATTTCAGGGCAAGGTGAAAAATCCACTAAGCTGTATCATATTGTGGATCAATTTGTTAAAACCTTAAAAATAGAAGACGACGTGAGCTTAGATGAAAAAGCAAATTCTGTTACCTTGACAGAAGATGGCGGGACTAAGGCAGAAAAAGCCTTTGGGATTGAAAACCTAGCAGATATGAATAATATGGAGCTTTCACATCATATTAACCAAGCCTTGAAGGCCCGTAATTTAATGAGACTAGATAAAGATTATGTGGTTAAGGATGGGGAAATTATCATCGTTGATGACTTTACGGGACGTTTGATGTTTGGACGTCGCTATAGTGATGGGCTTCATCAAGCCATCGAAGCTAAGGAAGGACTACAGATTCAACGGGAATCTAAGACCTTGGCAACCATCACCTTCCAGAACTATTTTAGAATGTACAGGAAATTATCTGGAATGACAGGAACAGCGAAGACGGAAGAAGACGAATTTAGAGCTATTTATAATATGGATGTTGTTGAAATTCCAACCAATAGAGTTATCGTTCGTGATGACCAAGCCGATGGCGTATATAAGGGCGAGCAAGGGAAGTTTGAAGCGCTTGCAAAGGACATTGAAGGACGTTATAAAAAAGGTCAGCCGGTTCTAGTTGGAACGATTTCAATTGAAAAATCTGAAGAATTAGCAACCCTATTAAAGAGAAAAGGAATTCCCTGTGAAGTATTAAATGCAAAGCACCATGAGCGAGAGGCGGAGATTGTGGCCCAAGCCGGAAGAAAGGGAATTATCACCATTGCCACTAATATGGCGGGACGTGGTACGGATATTATTCTTGGAGGAAATCCTGAGTTTTTAGCAAAGCGTGAAATGAAAAAGCGAGGCTATGCAGATGAATTGATTGCCAATGCCACCAGTCATCATGAAACAGATGATGAAGAGCTACAAGCCGCAAGAAAAGTGTATAATGACTTGTTAGAAAAGTTTAAGAAAGAAACAGAACAAGAGCATAAAGATGTGATTGAAGCCGGTGGATTGCATATTATTGGTACGGAAAGACATGAATCAAGAAGAATTGACAACCAATTGAGGGGTCGTGCTGGAAGACAGGGAGATCCTGGCTCTAGTAAGTTTTATATCTCCCTTGAGGACGATTTAATGCGTCTTTTCGGTGGAGATAAGATGTTGAGCATTGTTGAAAAGATGGGTCTAGAGGATGACGAGGCAATTGAGCATGGCATGCTTTCTAGATCAATTGAAAATGCCCAAAAGAAGGTAGAGGGTAGAAACTTCGGTATTCGTAAGCATGTACTACAATATGATGATGTCATGAATAAACAGCGTGAAGTCATTTATGGTGAAAGAAAGAAAGTACTAGCTGGAGAAAGCCTGAAGGATCATGTACTGAACATGGCAAGAAATATTATTAATGAAGCCGTGGCCATCTATACCGCCGATGCTAAATATCCTGAAGAATGGGATTTAGTTGGATTGGGAGAGTACTTGGCAGGTATTTATATGCAAAGAGCAACCCTAAGCTTTGATAATATAGAAGAATTAACCGTTGAAACATTACAAGAACAAATTTATGAGACCAGTGAGAAACTGTATGAGGCCAAGGAAGAAGAAATTGAAGCAGAGCGTATGCGAGAGCTTGAGCGAATCATTGTACTGCAGGTAATTGATACAAAATGGATGGATCACATTGATGCCATGGATCAATTGCGTCAAGGGATTGGACTTCGGGCCATTGGACAGATAGATCCTGTGCGTGCTTATCAGGTTGAGGGATTTGATATGTTCAATGCAATGATCAACAGCATTCAAGAAGATACTGTTAAATATCTATTCAATGTAGAGCCTCAAGCGAAGGTTGAAAGAAAACAAGTGGCAAAGCCTATTGAAGCTAGCCATGGTGATGGGAATAGAAAAAAAGCCCCTGTAGTAAAGGAAAAAGAGGCTGGGAGAAACGACCCATGTCCATGTGGTAGTGGGAAGAAATACAAAAAATGTTGTGGAGAGTAAGGCATCTTCAAAATTAAGAGGTGAATGTATGTTAAATTTAGATATGTATAAGCAACAACTGTCAAAATTGACAGAAACAATAGAAGAAATGAGGGCTTCCCTTTGACATTGAAGGGAGCAGTCTGCTAGTAGAAGAGCTAGAGTCTAAAATGTCCCAGGAAAATTTCTGGGATGACCAAGATAAAGCCCAAGAGATTTTGAAGGAAGCAAAGATGGTTAAAGATCGAATCGAAGATTATCAAAGTGTCATTGATCAAACTGAAGAGGTTCAAATGATGATTACCTTTACTGAAGAGGGAGATCAGACCTTCGAAAAGGAATTAAAAGAAACCATCAATCAACTGGATGTCCGTGTGAAAACCATGAAAACAGCCACATTACTTCAGGGACAGTATGATAGATTCAGCGTAATCCTATCAATTCATGCAGGAACTGGTGGTTTAGATGCTCAGGATTGGGCAAAAATGCTGATGCGTATGTATAGCCGATGGGCAGAAGCTAAGGGATATGGAGTCGAAATCTTGGATTTAATTCAAGATCCAGAGGCGGGCATCAAAAGTGTGACCTTTCTGATTGAAGGAATCAATGCCTATGGATATTTAAAGGGAGAAAAGGGCGTACATCGTCTTGTTCGTATTTCACCCTTTGATTCATCGGGGAAGAGACATACGTCCTTTGCCTCGGTGGATGTCATGCCAGAGCTAGATGATTCCATTGAAGTGGAAATCAACCCAAATGACCTGAAAATAGATACCTATCGGGCCAGTGGAGCCGGCGGACAGCATGTCAATAAAACAGATTCTGCTGTACGGATTACCCATATTCCCACGGGTTTAGTGGTGCAATGTCAAAACCAACGGTCACAGCATAGTAATCGGGAAACTTCGATGAAAATGTTGAAGGCAAAGTTGATCGAACTCAAGGAACGGGAGCAAAAGGAAAAGATTGAAGATCTCCAGGGAGAATATAGCCAAATCGCCTGGGGCAGTCAAATTCGATCCTATGTTTTTAACCCATATAATCTTGCAAAGGATCATCGTACCAATACTGAAATGGGCAACATCCAAAGTGTGATGGATGGTGACATTGATTTATTTATTAATGAATATTTAACCTGGAGCTTAGGGCAATTGTCCTAAGCTCTATTTTTTTCGGTAATATTTCAATCCATGAAAAAACCCCAGGGGATCCAATAAATAGGATCCTGGGGTTTGGCTTGTCAGTATCGTATCACTACATAAACACATCTAATAGCATGCCACGGATATCGTCTAGACGCTTGATAATGGAAAGTCGATCGACTTCCTGCTTTAAGAAGTCCTGGGTAATACTTTCTAGCTCACGATCTACATTTTTCACAATAGAATAGACTCGATGACGACCACGGCGATCTAAAAAGTTCTGTTTTGAAAAGTGATGGGAATTTTTAACGGCTACGTCCATGAATTCCCGGACTAGTTTTTTATATTGAATCACATCGGATAAATGTAATTTATCGCTAATCCGATCTGATTGTACAGTGATTTCGTTGTATAATTTTTGCAGGTGATCTCGAACCTGTTCAGACTTAATGCCTTCCAATTTAGAAATAAATTCTTGCTTGGGAGCAGCCTTTGTTGATCGGGGAGATCCTTCGAGTTTATGTAATAATTCCATTGGATTGACACCATCAATTCGATTCATCTTTTTCGCTCCTTACATGATTCTGCTATAAAAGCTTCTTCTATTATACATTATCGGCTAAAGAGTCGAAAGACATTAGTAAAAATTGTGATCAAAATATGTAGTCCCTTCAATTAAAGAAAGTGACGAAATATGACGATAGAATACATGAGATTACAAAACAAGGAGCGATACAACTATGAATCCTTTTCATTTAGGAAAATCCCCAAACAAATTCATTTCAAATGCGTATCCACGGTCAATGACTCCCTTTAAAATCACGGGGACTTTAGTACAAAAGCAGGATCAGACCGTTACCATAGAATTAGGCAACCGTAAATTAATTGAGCTTCGACTAAAAAACGCCCTAGAGGGTAGGGTGGGAGATCAAGTTTCAATTGAGCGAAGCCAAATTTCAAATTCCAGGATTCTACATCAAGACAAGCAATCATCCCTTGGTAAAACCGAAGGGCATCAATATGGAGAACTGTTAAAGGAAATGAAAGTAGCAGCTACTGAAGAAGCATTGCAGGCAATCAAGAGGCTAGAGCAGCATGGATTGCCGATTAAACGGGATAATGTCCTTGGATTTATGACCACAACAAATCACCTAGATCAAATCGTACAGGGCCTAGATCATCAAACGGCCTTATATTTGATTGAAAAGGAAATGGATCTCGAGAAGGATTCTCTTCAACAAGTCGCCAAAGCCGTAAAGGAAGGGAAGCAGGAGAAGGAGGGATTTTCCTTTTTCAAGTTATTTGATAGGGGTAGAAATTTATCTACTGAGAAGGCTGAATCCATTGCCAAGGAGCTTTATGGAAGCAAGATGGGGAAGGATGTTACGGATATCATTAAAGCCCTTCATCAATCGGGAACTGAAGTGAAGAAAAAGACAATTAACCGGGTAAATGAAATCTTCATGAAGGTAAATGAATTAAAGGCAGGTGGAAGTGAAACCCTTGTGGATGCTGTGAAAAACAAGGTAGACGCATCCATTGATAGTTTATATAAACTGAAAAAAGCAGTGGTAAAAAATCATATACCCAGTGGTGAAAAGGTAGGTGGCGTCGCCACTAATACCTATGGGGCACTGTCTTTTAAGAATGGGCCGGTGAGTGAGCAGGCATTACAGGTAATGGAAGAAGAGATTGGCGGAATTTTAGAAGCAAATGGACTGAAAAATAATGGTGAAAACATAGATTTGGCAAAGAACTTAATCAAAGCCCAAGTACCAGTCACAAAGGAAAACATTGAAAAAATTAAAGACATGCAAAGAGATATTAGAGAAATCAGTGGCAAATTGAATTATGAAAAAACAGCTATTTTACTAGAATCTGGAGTGGATGTGGAAAAAGAAAGTCTAGAAAAACTCACTGAAAAACTTCGGCAGCTAGAAGCACAGATAGAAAGAACACCTGTAGAGCGGGCAGCACTAGAAGCCAAAGCCCATGAGATTATGAAGGATATTCAAGGGCTTCAGAAGCTGGAGGACAAAGACCTCATTCAGTTGTTAAAGCTAGATGCTGATTTCAATCTGGAGGAGTTAAGCCGGCTCTTGGATTCTAAGATGGGAGTAGGGGGCAAGGATTTACCTGAGGGAGTAGAAAAAGGGATGGAACGCATTTTTTCTGCTCATATCAATGTAATGAAGCCCTTACGGGACCTTCAATCTTTGAATTTTAATACCCTTGCCTTTCAAATGAAAAATCAATTGCCCCTCAGTTTAGAAGGATTGGCAAGAAGTCATCGAATGCTACAGGGTGAAGAAGTGACTTCTCTAAAGGAAGAGCAACTTCAAATGCCTCAGGAGATCAACAAAGAGACAATGAAGCAGGTAGAGAGTCATGTTAAGGAAAATGGTAATGAATTGGGTCTTCACGGGAAACTAATGAATATGGATGGAATCCAAGCTTTAATTAAGAACCAGCTCCCTCTCAATCAACAAAATATGCTGAGACTCTATGAAGCACAGCAGCAGTTCCAAGAAATACAAGGAGGACTTACCTCTCAAATGCTAATGAAAGGGGTCCATGCAGGCCTACAAATTGAAGTCATGGAATTACAAGAATTGGCTAGCTTTATACAAGAAAATGCGGTAGAAGCCTTAGGTGCATACTCTTTTATGGATGGATTGAAGCGGGTTCAAGTATTGGATATCCTGCATCAGATTGATATAGAAACACTAAACTTTCATCACAAGAACGCCTTGCCCATGACCATTGAGGCACTGGAGAAGAGTGCTCAATTTTTACGGGGTGAAAACAACCAGCAGGGGTTTATTGACGCATTAAAAGAGATTGGTGTAGAGACCCTTCCAACAAAGGAAATGCTGGATGGATATGAAAAGATGAAGACTTGGGAAATTGAACGGGCACTCAATGATCCTTATGTCAAGGAAGGACAGCAGTATCGGGAAATATTGCGAGCAGAACAGCATTTACATCGAATTACCCAGGGATTAAGTAAAGGCACTGTGGAGATCATGGAGAAGGCAG
Encoded proteins:
- a CDS encoding flagellar protein FlaG, translated to MKIEGVNQQHHFSGQLNTNRQGSQQRAAIAVEEIQSRQKNPMDETKSKQKNVMDETQFRENPMKKEVDQERLMPIIDQANKSFEAFDRRFEFSFHEKTNAIMIKVIDRNNDEVIREIPPEKLVNMMANMLEVAGLLIDERA
- the fliD gene encoding flagellar filament capping protein FliD encodes the protein MRIGGIASGMDTEQMVNDLMRAERMRMDRFFQQEQTVKWRQEAYNDVNKTMANFILDTRKAFGLNTTSNTGSIQNHSAKSFDWVKQATGTNENIVKSTATANAMSGSHKVEVQQLAEVASVSTVDLKEAAVVDDSGKFIQGGEITVTAKDGSKTIEITTSMTMSDLVREINNATADAGDSEGKSLGLRAAYDSSLGQMMITTRESGEEQTIKVTYDEDGLSSKMFKVKTDDADMPIPGTNPFEDISGTNAKILFNGDKVDKATNNFSIYGINLQLQSVSDIEVTINVDTDVDGIFNQISDFVNSYNELLDTMNGATGEKHYRDFPPLTKEQKEGMTEKDIEAWEEKSKSGLLKNDEVLTRTSQSMRSSLYQDVNSGIDEDGNQIKLSGYSHITQVGITTGNYQSGGKLEINEEKLRAAINENPEGVMDLFFKSPSPLPKDATAEQKKQHKSETGLVQRIYDDMTAGMKEVIRHSGPGEDSSLYRNVQSNMLIDFVTEHSSISRLDKELTTVNQRIAREEQILARREERYWQQFTAMEKAMSQMNQQSDWLMAQMYGGQ
- the fliS gene encoding flagellar export chaperone FliS yields the protein MAMQNPYQQYKQNSVMTASPQELTLMLYNGALKFINVSKKNIDEKNIAKANESIQRVQSIIQELNITLDMNYEVSKNLRSLYTYILERLVDANMQKDMNALEEAAQMITELRDTWKDAMKQARVGNR
- a CDS encoding flagellar protein FlgN; this translates as MNEEIVSYLIRLSEGKMVLIQRLFDLTDEQQRTLKEEEMDKLNDLIFQKKEIMDKIDVLDLEFINKLENLKKSLGIQSLSDVQEEPVAGFKVLKSKIQQVYLMMEKIQQLDKGNQQLMELNLTKVKKELKNIKVGKKATKEYGKGYGKDSMEPPSIFIDKKK
- the hpf gene encoding ribosome hibernation-promoting factor, HPF/YfiA family, whose protein sequence is MKVIVSGKNVQVTDALRDMVQTKLGKLDKYFNKEVEAQATLSVQKSRQIIEITIPFDGSILRAEEKTEDMYASIDGVVNKLTSQLRKHKTKMENKTKKYETIRFENIPTYVEDVDSDESKIVKTKRFAMKPMHSEEAVLQMELIGHNFYMFANAETDEVNVVYKRKDGNYGLIEPEF
- a CDS encoding DUF5317 domain-containing protein yields the protein MIVEGLLLGLLVGKLRGGQFNRLNQGLFRMPFFVLLAFALQLALGVLISLGQQWAMDNRFYMYIFSYCLLFLGLFLNLSRRSMWLILIGGILNFTAIMFNQGSMPIDVVALETLGFENMIQSIEIGAAPQYIPISQVQGFIAHLGKVWTTPSWYPLKQIFSIGDVLISLGLFAFIQGAMNARGRHSSSMIRFGYKGRPRKVQS
- the secA gene encoding preprotein translocase subunit SecA; this translates as MITIEVGKLKRLFEKVFGSESEREIKKIDKLADRVEALDEEYKKLSDQALQSKTAELKGRLSQGEALDDILPEAFATMREAAWRVLGMKHYRVQIYGAIILHQGRISEMKTGEGKTLMATLPVYLNALAGKGVHVVTVNDYLAQRDCEWMGKLYEFLGLSVGVIVHGITIEQRRAAYNADVTYGTNNEFGFDYLRDNMVIYQKDMVQREQNYAIVDEVDSILIDEARTPLIISGQGEKSTKLYHIVDQFVKTLKIEDDVSLDEKANSVTLTEDGGTKAEKAFGIENLADMNNMELSHHINQALKARNLMRLDKDYVVKDGEIIIVDDFTGRLMFGRRYSDGLHQAIEAKEGLQIQRESKTLATITFQNYFRMYRKLSGMTGTAKTEEDEFRAIYNMDVVEIPTNRVIVRDDQADGVYKGEQGKFEALAKDIEGRYKKGQPVLVGTISIEKSEELATLLKRKGIPCEVLNAKHHEREAEIVAQAGRKGIITIATNMAGRGTDIILGGNPEFLAKREMKKRGYADELIANATSHHETDDEELQAARKVYNDLLEKFKKETEQEHKDVIEAGGLHIIGTERHESRRIDNQLRGRAGRQGDPGSSKFYISLEDDLMRLFGGDKMLSIVEKMGLEDDEAIEHGMLSRSIENAQKKVEGRNFGIRKHVLQYDDVMNKQREVIYGERKKVLAGESLKDHVLNMARNIINEAVAIYTADAKYPEEWDLVGLGEYLAGIYMQRATLSFDNIEELTVETLQEQIYETSEKLYEAKEEEIEAERMRELERIIVLQVIDTKWMDHIDAMDQLRQGIGLRAIGQIDPVRAYQVEGFDMFNAMINSIQEDTVKYLFNVEPQAKVERKQVAKPIEASHGDGNRKKAPVVKEKEAGRNDPCPCGSGKKYKKCCGE
- the prfB gene encoding peptide chain release factor 2 (programmed frameshift), which encodes MLNLDMYKQQLSKLTETIEEMRASLDIEGSSLLVEELESKMSQENFWDDQDKAQEILKEAKMVKDRIEDYQSVIDQTEEVQMMITFTEEGDQTFEKELKETINQLDVRVKTMKTATLLQGQYDRFSVILSIHAGTGGLDAQDWAKMLMRMYSRWAEAKGYGVEILDLIQDPEAGIKSVTFLIEGINAYGYLKGEKGVHRLVRISPFDSSGKRHTSFASVDVMPELDDSIEVEINPNDLKIDTYRASGAGGQHVNKTDSAVRITHIPTGLVVQCQNQRSQHSNRETSMKMLKAKLIELKEREQKEKIEDLQGEYSQIAWGSQIRSYVFNPYNLAKDHRTNTEMGNIQSVMDGDIDLFINEYLTWSLGQLS
- a CDS encoding YaaR family protein: MNRIDGVNPMELLHKLEGSPRSTKAAPKQEFISKLEGIKSEQVRDHLQKLYNEITVQSDRISDKLHLSDVIQYKKLVREFMDVAVKNSHHFSKQNFLDRRGRHRVYSIVKNVDRELESITQDFLKQEVDRLSIIKRLDDIRGMLLDVFM